DNA from Gracilinanus agilis isolate LMUSP501 chromosome 3, AgileGrace, whole genome shotgun sequence:
AATTTGGGggatatagggggcagctgggtgactcagtggattgagagtcaggcctagagaccggaggtcctaggttcaaatctggcctcagactcttctcagctgtctgaccctgggcaagtcatttaatccccattgcctagcccagtattacacagtattgactccaagatggaaggtaagggttttaaaaaattttttttaaatggggggaTTTAGAAGCAAAAGTGACACTTCGCCTGTGCTATGATCACAACCACCCTGTTGGGAAAGAAATAAGTTCAGAGATAAGTAAATccagcatacacacacacacacacacacacacacacacacactgcatacacatgttgtatatatatatacatatatatatatatatttatctctgACATTTTTAATGGATGTATCTACACACATATAGATTTTTaggtatatatctatattatgaAATTTGATTtgagttgggggagggggtgaagaaGGACTAACAACTGGAAAAATTAGGAAAGTCCTCTTGAGGAAAGAATTCTTAAGGAGCCATGCctagaaagaaggtaaaggttgcaAGAGGTGAAGTGAGCAAGATTATTAAGGGTTTGAAACATCAAAAAGGTTTTATGCAAAAAGCAATTGGGAGCCATAGAAGTTTTCTGAATAAGGGAGTGTTACAGATATCAAATCAGATTTTGGTTATTAAGATGTTTGTCAAGAATTCTAGTAAATGTCTAATCTACCCCTTTCacttttgtaaattaaaaaaaaagtttccatggCTTAATTAGTTATGTAAcataaatattttccaaacaGGTTATCTTTGTGCCTGTGTAAAGAATTTTGCCTTCCCTCCATTGTGTTTCAAGTTCACTTGAAGGCTAGTAACTACATATAATCATGTAACATCATGTTAGTGTCTATAGCCTAGATTACAATTTCTATTCATGATTTGAGGGGCTATAATTTTTACTTTCTAAAAATAGAGCTATGAACATCTTTGCACTGGGATAGCTTACTTTAAGGTTAACTTGGACTGCATGATCTTCACATCTTTCTAGAGCTGTCACCTCAAATGATCTTAATTCTTCAAGTTTCATGTTCAAGTTAAGTCAAAAGCACCCTTGACAACATCTTTGACCAAAAAAGCATGAATAATGTTTAAAGCATTTTATTGTCTGctaatgttattcatttttagttACAGAATTTACTAAGGAGAAGAATTATTGTAAGCACAAATTATTGTATTCTTGTAGTTGTTCTGGATAGCAACTGCAAATGtctaaattctcctcttttctggTTTCTTGCTCTCCATTTAGTCCTGAAATAAATGCAAACagaataattaaaattgttttgttgGCATCATTATTAAATTCCAGAGCAAAAAGCATAGCTTCAAGTTTGTAAgtagaaaattttatttgaattgaatCTAATTGAAACTCAAATTTCATTCTCACCACTTGTTGGTAACAAATAGTGAGAAATCAGGCTAAATGGACCTGAAATAAGGAAGATAAAGCCCCTTGACCTCAATCTGCTTTTAGTCTaaccagaagaggaaatggatgaATTtcaaaacaagtaaacaaataaattattaagtGGAATTTGAAAAGTCATTGATGCTATAAGTCAAGTTGTATGCACTGATATGGTGAATTAACTAGAGGCATCCAATTTGTAAAGCCTTCCTAAAGGAAATTGATTTGAATTGTGTCCTGGGAAGGTCCTAATGAGAGCATAATCCTAGCATTTTttaactaaaataatttaaaagactaTCTAGCATAGCTTTTTGGCTCTAGGAAGAACTAAATTAAAATCTTCAAAATAGCTTAGTCACCTCTTGAGGTCTTAAAAcacaagataatattttaaatgccccATACTTTGGATGATTCATAGAATCAAGAAATTCTACAGTTCATCAGACAAATTATCTAATCCATTCCTTCTatgataaatgagaaaataaggccCAGAGTGGTAAGGCTATTTTTCATCAAATTAATTAAGGACAAAACTATAACTAAAATTTTGGGCTTCTGACTCTGAAACTGGCATTCTTTATTACtgtaattcaattcatttcttagtaaaaatggaaatttattcCTAGAAGGCAAGgacagtcttttttaaaaaaaaaaaaatcttcttattCTCCAGTCCCCCAAATTCTCAGCATAATGGCTTATAAATATCAGTcaataagtaaatatttcttcACTGATTGAATGGATTAAGATTAATGGGATTTGTAAGCACATATTTCCaaatagaaaggaagataatAGTATAAGAGGGCTTCACGGGGAGACACAtaacttttaaatcttatttaaagGACCTAAGATTAATTTAATGTGATGTTTATAAAAATGGCTACTTACCACTTCCTCCCTCTTGGTCTTGTCAGTGGCTGGCCAAGCTTCCATATCTGGCAGCATGGGGGACATTGGCTGCATGGGGAACATTGGAGGCAGAGGTGGCTGTGGTGGCAAGGGTAGCACTGCGTGGATTGGGGTCTGGGGCTGCATGGGCTGCATGGGCTGCATGGGCTGCATGGGCTGCATGGGCTGGTGAGGCTGTGGTTGCTGGGCTGGCTGGGGCTGGTATGGTTGTTGGCCTGGCTGTGGGAGGTTGGGTTGATGGTGTTGTGTTGGTGCCATGGGGTGCTGTCCTTGTACTGGCATCACTGGTTGCTGGGGTGGCACTGGCTGCTGGGCGGCCATGATGGGGATATGGTGTTGAGGCGGTAAGGAATGACTTGGGCTATGCTGCTGAGACAGCACTGGGATGATTTGGTGATGCAGCCATCCACCCATGGGTTCATAACCATAGGAGGGATACTAGTGAGAAATAGAAAGTCAGTTTATCATTGGCttcatctcctttccttctaaCTCCTAAGCCTTCTCAATGGAGAAatggtaatattttatttgttatgaaagggatattttaataaaatgattatcTCTAATCATAAGAATTTGTCACAATGTaacaataaatgttttatttgaagATAGATTTTCCAGTAAGAATCCTATGTAAAGTAGATATTTTGTTTGGTTTACTGTGGGAATTTAAatgcactatttttttttaattttgtggggCAAAGAAATTAGAAGTACATACCTGCTGTCGCATCATGCTTTGATACCACTTCAAAGGGGTAAGCAccttaagaggaaaaaatactAGTTAATAGTATTcaatttcatttatctttgttttaGCTAAAATATCAGAGAAATAATCCTATTAATATTCATTGCAAATAAGTTTGTTTCAAGAGTCTCATTTTACACAACGCATCCTCTTGCTTTAACTCCTTCTTTGAGTGATATAATTAAGAAAAGGAGAGGTCAAATAACATTCCCTTTCCTGGTGtctatatattattctatgttggtcttttaaagtattaataaaatcttctctttgcGGGGAGGGGGCAGGAAATGTCTCTTCTAGCAGTCTGATCTATGCCTTCAGCAACCAGTAGCTATAAATTGAACAAcatcttaattatttttctggaagtaagagtatttttttttattttagggcCAATGGGTAAGGGCAAACAACATTTCAAAATAACTGCTAACCCATTGCTCAATATTAAGATatcaagggaaagaaatgaaagaacaatCAAAACAAAGGAAGCAAAATTTTCATATTCATGCCTGAAATTCACACTGTAGTCCACTATCTTTTTTCTGAGGTAGGAAGCATGGGTGGTTGATTGCTGTATTTATCAGACTTCACAGCCTGAGCATTATTGCCTTTTGTTTCCAGTCTTAAGAAGATTTGGTTAACTTTAGGGTTAAAGAATCATAGTAATGAGTTCATAGCTcaggaattggaagggacctcagaagctatcaagttcatcttcctcatttccactcataaggaaactgagactcagtgaAGCTCTGACTGATGTCAAACAGGtagcatcagaggtgggattagCTAGTGTTCTTTCGAATATATGTACTCATATTTGATCGATGCAACACCTTCCTctgaaatggaataaaatattcagaCCTTTAAAATCAAAGGAATCTTTGAGATCACCCAGTCATATCCTCtggtgaggaaactaaaactaAGAAGAGGTTTTTTAttcatccagagtcacacagctaatagattTGGAACTAAAGAACTCAAATGTTCTTATGCTGAGTCCAGTGCTCTCTCAATTACCTCCCAGGGTGCTGTGTAAGTAGAATAATTTATCATGGAAGCGCTATAcaaaatgaagaagaggaaaggtTGGCCAGGGGAGAGACTAGAGCCAGAGAGACTAGTAAGAGAGCCATTGAAGTTACCCATGTGTGGGAACTGGAACTAGGATGTTGACAGGGGGAAGGTAAAGGAAAAAACAGCTGGGAGAGACATTTCAAGAGTAAAATTTCCAATTATTCCTTTAAATTTATTGCTAAAGCATAGGACAATGAGcaaaattaacaaaatggaaaattaccTCATAGCTGAAGTTGATATAACCAGGATGTCCAGGATGAGGTGGCagcttttcaaaggaaaaatgaaaaagattcaCTCAGTATGCAATTATTTCCCCCTGTCACACATTCATAGAAATTCAGAGATAGAAGGAGCCATGGAAATCATCTATAGTTCAGCAGTTAGCACAGTACCTGCCATaggcttgataaatgtttattggattggactGAATTAGTCCAACCCTTATCTAAAGCAGGTCAACCTTCTTGAATATCCCTGGCAAGTGATTATCTAAGATCTCCATGAAAAACCACAGGGAATTGGGAAACCACCCAATTCTCAAGGCTGTTCATTCCCCCTCCAGATGTCTTATTTGATAGGAAGTTCTATTAAGCaaaaattttcttctattgtaGTTTTCaccaatttcttttacttcttcctaCTGGCATGGGTATGTACCCCGAGAAGTGCTATCCAAGCATCCCCTGGTGATTGGACCTAGAATATGTTTTTAATTTGAACTTCAGTGTAAATGTTACTCCCAATCAAATGATTAAATCATATATTAAAGAACTCATTTGGATGGAATCTTAGAATCTGAGAGggtagaagagattttagagataaTTTTATTCGAATGTATTGATTATGaatgtttattatttaaactttttgtaCTTCAGAATATAACTAAAGTTAAGATTATCATCAGTATGtttatatatgataaatttcATGTCCTATcacatataatcatatatatatagattCTACTGTCACTAGATTTACCCCAAAACAGGCTTTCTGATTTAATGGTATAATTAAGTATAGAAAGCTTCTCAgaccaaaaaatttctttatccACAAAACAGCAGCTAAGAATTGTAGTTCAACTATATTCTATACTCAAAATTAATCCTTTCCTGTCTTTTAAGGCAGAGATTTTCTATCTCAACCATTCCAGCTCACCTAcctaaaaaaatacaaactttaCAGTGAAGAAAAAGCATATTTAAGGGGTCTTGAGAAGATCAAATTTGCTTGATGAAAGGATGTTTTTCTGAAGTAACTTTTGTTACTATTTAGGGAAT
Protein-coding regions in this window:
- the AMELX gene encoding amelogenin, X isoform, with the translated sequence MRTWILLACLLGAAFAIPLPPHPGHPGYINFSYEVLTPLKWYQSMMRQQYPSYGYEPMGGWLHHQIIPVLSQQHSPSHSLPPQHHIPIMAAQQPVPPQQPVMPVQGQHPMAPTQHHQPNLPQPGQQPYQPQPAQQPQPHQPMQPMQPMQPMQPMQPQTPIHAVLPLPPQPPLPPMFPMQPMSPMLPDMEAWPATDKTKREEVTIYLKDFISCYGFNYYLYADDCQYRPFLIGVLNSGSILPAV